The DNA window AGACTGATACTGCATGTGTATTATACAAAACAGTCTACAGTACATTAATACTGAAGGGTGAATAGTCCACGGAAGTATTGGTGGGTCCCCCAAAATCTTCTCCAAGGGACAAGGAAATTACCCAAAACACCTAGATTTATATTGTCATACATTTCAATAATATGCAATAAACTCTTTTAACTTTTGTTCTCATATAATTACTCTCTAGTGTTTATTCATGTCTAATCAAACAACTAAACTCTGTCAATATAAACATACATCTGTTCTCACCACTGAGAACttataatttaacaaagcttaatatttttgtcagaaataataTCTATAaagttttgacagaaatgttttaatgtatgTTGATAATAAATTGATCAAAGATAGAAAACTAAATCAGCAAAAAAGCTGTTTCCATATAATAACTACAATGTTTCCCAACCTTTCCAGTAAAAGCAGGACTtttattgtaattgttttatttattacattggTAATACATATGAGTTatcaattatattttaaatccaatcaataaaatattatttatttcaccataACTGCGTAAATGAATAAGTGTTTGTTACACCGTTAATAAAGACACATTGAGTAACAATTGataccaactttattttttaaaattccatgTTTCGAATCAAACACAACCAGAAAATACATTCAGTAAAACTTTTTCAGATTCCCAATAACTCATCATGTAACATGAAGACAAAACTTCACCtgtaaaaaattgtaaaattaaaaacattttatcactgTAATAAAAACCATACTAATCCCAACTTTATAAAAGTCACTCATAATTTCACATCTATATTTTTGATACAACAGTTGGAAAATAgtatacaataaaaaaatttatttatagactttcatgtcaaaatgtttgtaaattaatggctacatttataaaagagaaattgtAAAACATCCACCAcaaaaattaaaagacaaaagaagaattCTTGATATGATAttgaagaaaattaataaaatggaaatattacattattttaactgATGTTTCTGCTAatcagctgctgcagtaatgttggaatatttattattgaatattgatttttaataaagtacAATGCTTGAAACAAAGTTcactttgattaaaataaatgtaaagatctaaagaaactaaaatagtTTGATCAACTTTACTGAAACCAAAGATCTTCAGGGAGTTGTGATGTGTTACACTGTAATTTTCCTggaatattttgctttttgtttctttgcttcatttattttaatcacatttatcaTAAACATGTTTCATCTGTTTAGTTGTTTCACTTTAaggttttctctgttttctttctgctgtttttccttcatttttcttgtttcttcttgtttttgcatCAGAACACAGaaatttttcttgtatttttctttgaactCATTTAAttcttctgcttgttttctggCTTCGTCCTCAAACTTCCTCTTTACTTCCTCCAGttgtttctgatatttttcctCTAgttctttcctctcttcctgctcctcttctctcctcctcttctcatcttttctcctctgcttttcatatttctctctctctttctcataTTTCTCATGAAGTCTCTTCAGTTCTTCTCGTCTCTCTTCGTCTTCTCGGTGTCGTTTTTCCCACCACTCCTTTCTTTCCGTCTCCCAGGCGTCTCGTTTCTCCTCCATCTGTTTTCTCATCTCTTCCAGTTTTCTGTCgattgtttccttttcttctgattcctgtttgatctttttctctAAATCTTGTCGTTCTTTTTCCCACTGATGTTTTTGTcgttcttcctccttttttcttttcttctcttccttttctctttctctctgttctctctctttctgctctcgctccttcctgttgttttcttccatcTCTTTAAATtgcttctctctctgttttctctctttttccatctcttctctctgttcttccatttttcttctcagtgattctgtttcttcttcGTGTTTCTTCTGAAGTTCCTCCCTCagtttcttcatttcttcttctttctcctccagGATCCTCTTCATCTCTCTCTGAATAGCAGCATCTGCCTCCTGCAGCATCTCGCTGgtgaaacattttcctctgttcttCTCCACCATGTTATTGATCTTCAGGATCAGTTCATTGGTTTGTGATCGGTTCTGTTTATCatagttattaaaaacatgatatCTTCCTCCACAGTCTCTGATCACCTTCTTAAAGGATTCATCACGTCCCTCTTTAAGGTAGTCCTCTATCGTTTTCTCCTCGTACTGCAGTTTGTCTCCTCCAGTGAACAGAATGAGAGTAAAATCTTCAGAGTTTTTACCAAAAACCTTCTTCATTTGTCTCAAAGTttgtttctcctcctctgtgaaTCTGTCGACCTGCAGCACCAGCAGGAAGACGTGTGGCCCCGGGGCCAGCAGGCTGATGCACTTCAGCAGCTCCTCGTCCACCTGGTCAGCGGTCAGCGTGTTGTCAAACAGGCCAGGAGTGTCGACCACAACGACCCGCTGACCTCCGATCTCAGTCTGAGCTTTCTGACAGTTTCTAGTGATCGACTGCTGAGACACTTTAGCTTCAAACTGTTTCCATCCCAGGATGGTGTTTCCTGATGAACTCTTCCCACCGCCGGTTTTCCCCATCAGAACGATCCGGAGACAATCTGCTGCTGGGATCTGCTCAGGATCTGGGTTAGAAATAAAgattaattagaaaattattaGACATAAACCTCACAGGGAACTGATTGAAGAATCAAGTTATGATGAAAACTTCTGATTTGCTCAATCATTCCTGTTGTAGTGAAGATTTTATAGATAATTTTCTCAAACTTatttagaaaagagaaaattatttttcactgtcAGAAAGCTGATAGTTTTACAGCTCAGTCATATCCTGAGATTTTCTGATGTCAGGCAGAGAAAAAGAGATTGTTTTACTGCTTTCAACTTTCTCTGAACCTCAGACAAGTtagattgtaaaataaaaaaattgacgAATAATTAAGACAAATATTATAGTggaaattaatattaatttttctataaaaaagaTATCTAAcaggagaaataaaagaaaagcagaattaACTAAACTCATGTAGGTAACTGGAAAAAAACTCTTTTATAtcttaattaaattaacataaTATTTACCTTTATTCTGTAGCTGTATTTTATCGTCTCTTTGGCCCCATGCTAATGTTTTAGTTGTATAAGATgaatctttctctctctcagaaACGTTTCTCTCCACCGTCTCCATCAGTCCTTCAATCTGCCGTCTGTCTCTGATGTTCAGAACTAAATATCTTCCTCCACAGATCTGGAGGAGATCCTGGATGTCCTTGTTCTCTATAAAGTTACCAACATCTGGATGTTCAGGATCTGAGTCTGTAGTGAAGAGGATGATGGTGAAGTCATTGACTCTGGAGCTGAATGTGTCCTGSATGGTGTGTAACTCTCCCTTGTCTTCATCAGTGAGGGGACCCACAGGTAGGACCAGGATGAAGGCGTGGACACCCTCAGGGTCACAGAGGGAGACACACCTGAAGGATTCctccatcacttcctgctgagcTTTTCCAYCCAASGCAGGCAKCTCCACCAGAGAAACCCRACGTCCAAACGCCTCTCCCTGSTTTCTGACACACTCTGAAGAGTTGGAGGCTGAAGGAAGATCTGGGTGACCTAGAATAGCTTTGGCTGCTGATGTCTTCAGTGGGTCAYTTggaccaaacagaaccaggttTAAAGGTGGCAGAGTCTGATCTACTTTGGATttaactgcaacaaaacaaattaaaattattacaaatcaACACAATCATTGTTGAAACAGTAACAGTTCAATGTGGAAGTTTTCTGTCctgaactttaaataaatttgtctgAACCTTTTCAGACTAAAAACTAAGGAAGTTTAACCTGGAGAAtctcagataaaaacattttaaattgatcatTTGCCTGGTTTGTAATGTcatgtttctgattttaatctggtGGTTATAATAACTGGATCTGGGTTTCAAAGACGGATTAGAGTGAACTCTTTTTACAACAGATTTTCTTAAGTGTGGGACAGAAAATAGAACAAGACGTTTCTTCATCTTCAATAGCAActacaatttttttaacaatttatttctggaattaaataatttacagtGGATTCTGGGAAAAGATgtgagaaatatattttaatttctctaaAAGCTTTGAACATAGAGCTACAGAATCAGATTGAATCCTGTTCTTACCAGCAGCAGGTCTGGATCTTGGTTGTTTCTGAGCCTGATCGTCTGACGGTAAAGTCGCTGCTGCTTCTTCAAACTCTTTATGTCTCACatggttttcattattttctttagcaATTTGTCCAAAGCGAATCAGCAGCTGCTCACGTTCAGTTTCCTCCATCTTTAAACATCTGTAGCTACATTTTCTGATCAGATCCTTAATTAGATTGGAGATTATAGGATCTTGAAAAAGGAAGCGTGACATCAACCTGGGCTTCAGGATCAATACCAATGAATGATCAAATGATTGATCACTGAAGCCTTGAAGGATTCTGTAGATCTTATCTTTCTCATATTCAGTGAAACTTTCAGGCTGAACAACCAGCAGGAAGACATGAGGTCCAGGATCAGAGAGTTCAGCACATATTCTAATGAAATCTGTCAGTTTTTCTGCTGTGTGGAACGAAACATCTGGAGTGTTGATCAcagatatttgtttgtttttcagtgaaaaataaatcttatgaTAGGTGTTTGATGATCTGGTGAATCCATCACATCCCAGTATGAAGTTCCCCACTGAGTTCCTCTCAAACCTGTTTCCTCCCAGTAGAACCAGTCTGAGCTCAGACActggaaatgaaatgaacaattaaaatagTTCAACGCATTCagatcacaaagaaaaaaaagtttaaatttattgatccagtaatattttattacagtaaatttaaatttcaggcttttagaaaaaatattaagataatTTGATCCAAACtataatgtttaaaatgctgaatgtttgttttagaagaatattattaaataaacattactgGATCTTCTCAACAAAGAGTCTGAGTTAATTTTCTTATGtgatttcagtattttaatCTTAATAACTTTGATCTTTATTTCTCATCAGATTAAATCAGTTAAACTCACTGGAAGGAGGAATTAGTTCCAGGCTGTTGCTGCGTTTAACAGGCTGCAGAtctgaaaagattaaaaaaaacttgttcagAAAACtgagtgaataaaaataaaataattcaaacatcTACATTTCTCCAGAAACCAAACAGAGCCTAGAACTGATAATCTGAAACTCAGATCAGTTTAATAACTgatacacagaaaaacaggagaGAATTAAACTAAAACCAGGAAACATTGATGTGAAAGCAAGACAGATTGACAAATATCTGCttgtgaaactttaacaaaaataattaatcaaatgtttatttctattcaAACTGTCTTGGAGGATTAATTTTACAGAACAGAGGAGAACCGGACCGGTCCAAAGATCCATTTTCCTGAACCCAAAATGGAAACTGGCTGAACAAACTAATGAAGGTCACTGATGAGTTTAGAGCCTTTaatcatttcctctttttaaaacacataaaataaacatattgctttaaaaacagaatctttTCTTACAACAAAGAAACTTTTACAATCTTTTCCACATCAATTCATCTAATTACtgtaaaaacccaaaaacatgaaacaaaaatgtttctatatgaaccaaataaacattaatcCACATTTCAACTTAGACAGCAATCAAAAATCTCACCAGGTTCTGCAGCAGCCATGATGTCACTCTGCCACACTGGACCGACCCGACCCAACCCGACCcgaccagaacctgaaccagaacctcagGTTCCCATCAGAGACAGTAAAATatctgaggggggaaaaaaaacaactacatgTTGAGATGAAGTTTGTACAGTTTgacattcagaaacaaaaataatccaacacaacaataataattattcatAACCTTctgaataatcaataaaaaattattttagtattaaAGTCATCAAACCGTTTCTAatgttttctctggtttttatcGTTGGtgatgagctgcagctctggGAGCTTGGAAGGCCTCTTcaccatcaccctaatctttaccTCACTGTCACATTGAAGTcaggactttaactaggccaatctaaaacattaatattactgccagtcagaagaaacatgttggtcacataaatgatcatttaatttaaactgaatattcatggtaattaaaaatgaacattctGATATTCTGGatgtaaatgtcatgttttgtaGACGATTATGGTTCTAAATGAtgtagtttatttctgtttgatcaGATTCAATGTGTCTCCAGTCTGACTGCAACATTTACCAATAGAGACCAGTTTAGTTTCCACTGAGTGACTGGAAGCTGAAATCATCAGTTCAACCAGTTCTTCCACAATGTTGAGCTGGGAGGAACCAGTTGGCTCTGAAAGACGTTTGGCTTCATATTTAGAGATGAAGATTAAATGTCAGTTGGTTCAGAAACCAGATCAACAGGAActttaaggaagaaaaacaaccagagcttcaactgaatgaaaaactaaatctgtcAACAGTTTGAGTTAAATCATCTACGAATGAAAGGAAATAACTTTAACCTGATCAGGATTCTGTGATTCACATGAATCCAGTTCAGGTCTAATCAGATATATTGAACTCATGTAAAAACTACAGTTTGATCAAATCACTACTAGTTATTTTCCAAAAGCTCCTCTAGTAAATGTAACATCAACCTCTGGTTATGCATCACTATAACTGCCTGAAAGTAAGAAAACAGATaaacagcatccaaaaccagaaagataaataattcataaaaagcaaaattttaaccagaaaaacaacaaagaaaacttcTAACAagaataaatcagtaaaaatgCAACAGAGCTGAAAACTTCTATGTTATTTTTCTAGAGTTGCGTCATAACTCTGGAAACTTTTAATAAAGGCAGTGacttttaaaatgacagctttgatttaaaaaatcaattaaataaaatagatcatAATCTCAACAGTTTCTTGAACCATATAtattttgagaacaaaaaaaacatttttcttgactCACCTGTTGATGTTGGACTGCAGTTTCAGGAATAAAGTAAAACTtctattaaagtgttttaaaatctaaGTCTAGTTAAATCAAatcttctccttcctctctgactgtttctgctcctctgctgaAGTTCGACTGCAGGATGTTCCAGTAAAATTCCTGCTCTGGGTGTTTNNNNNNNNNNNNNNNNNNNNNNNNNNNNNNNNNNNNNNNNNNNNNNNNNNNNNNNNNNNNNNNNNNNNNNNNNNNNNNNNNNNNNNNNNNNNNNNNNNNNNNNNNNNNNNNNNNNNNNNNNNNNNNNNNNNNNNNNNNNNNNNNNNNNNNNNNNNNNNNNNNNNNNNNNNNNNNNNNNNNNNNNNNNNNNNNNNNNNNNNNNNNNNNNNNNNNNNNNNNNNNNNNNNNNNNNNNNNNNNNNNNNNNNNNNNNNNNNNNNNNNNNNNNNNNNNNNNNNNNNNNNNNNNNNNNNNNNNNNNNNNNNNNNNNNNNNNNNNNNNNNNNNNNNNNNNNNNNNNNNNNNNNNNNNNNNNNNNNNNNNNNNNNNNNNNNNNNNNNNNNNNNNNNNNNNNNNNNNNNNNNNNNNNNNNNNNNNNNNNNNNNNNNNNNNNNNNNNNNNNNNNNNNNNNNNNNNNNNNNNNNNNNNNNNNNNNNNNNNNNNNNNNNNNNNNNNNNNNNNNNNNNNNNNNNNNNNNNNNNNNNNNNNNNNNNNNNNNNNNNNNNNNNNNNNNNNNNNNNNNNNNNNNNNNNNNNNNNNNNNNNNNNNNNNNNNNNNNNNNNNNNNNNNNNNNNNNNNNNNNNNNNNNNNNNNNNNNNNNNNNNNNNNNNNNNNNNNNNNNNNNNNNNNNNNNNNNNNNNNNNNNNNNNNNNNNNNNNNNNNNNNNNNNNNNNNNNNNNNNNNNNNNNNNNNNNNNNNNNNNNNNNNNNNNNNNNNNNNNNNNNNNNNNNNNNNNNNNNNNNNNNNNNNNNNNNNNNNNNNNNNNNNNNNNNNNNNNNNNNNNNNNNNNNNNNNNNNNNNNNNNNNNNNNNNNNNNNNNNNNNNNNNNNNNNNNNNNNNNNNNNNNNNNNNNNNNNNNNNNNNNNNNNNNNNNNNNNNNNNNNNNNNNNNNNNNNNNNNNNNNNNNNNNNNNNNNNNNNNNNNNNNNNNNNNNNNNNNNNNNNNNNNNNNNNNNNNNNNNNNNNNNNNNNNNNNNNNNNNNNNNNNNNNNNNNNNNNNNNNNNNNNNNNNNNNNNNNNNNNNNNNNNNNNNNNNNNNNNNNNNNNNNNNNNNNNNNNNNNNNNNNNNNNNNNNNNNNNNNNNNNNNNNNNNNNNNNNNNNNNNNNNNNNNNNNNNNNNNNNNNNNNNNNNNNNNNNNNNNNNNNNNNNNNNNNNNNNNNNNNNNNNNNNNNNNNNNNNNNNNNNNNNNNNNNNNNNNNNNNNNNNNNNNNNNNNNNNNNNNNNNNNNNNNNNNNNNNNNNNNNNNNNNNNNNNNNNNNNNNNNNNNNNNNNNNNNNNNNNNNNNNNNNNNNNNNNNNNNNNNNNNNNNNNNNNNNNNNNNNNNNNNNNNNNNNNNNNNNNNNNNNNNNNNNNNNNNNNNNNNNNNNNNNNNNNNNNNNNNNNNNNNNNNNNNNNNNNNNNNNNNNNNNNNNNNNNNNNNNNNNNNNNNNNNNNNNNNNNNNNNNNNNNNNNNNNNNNNNNNNNNNNNNNNNNNNNNNNNNNNNNNNNNNNNNNNNNNNNNNNNNNNNNNNNNNNNNNNNNNNNNNNNNNNNNNNNNNNNNNNNNNNNNNNNNNNNNNNNNNNNNNNNNNNNNNNNNNNNNNNNNNNNNNNNNNNNNNNNNNNNNNNNNNNNNNNNNNNNNNNNNNNNNNNNNNNNNNNNNNNNNNNNNNNNNNNNNNNNNNNNNNNNNNNNNNNNNNNNNNNNNNNNNNNNNNNNNNNNNNNNNNNNNNNNNNNNNNNNNNNNNNNNNNNNNNNNNNNNNNNNNNNNNNNNNNNNNNNNNNNNNNNNNNNNNNNNNNNNNNNNNNNNNNNNNNNNNNNNNNNNNNNNNNNNNNNNNNNNNNNNNNNNNNNNNNNNNNNNNNNNNNNNNNNNNNNNNNNNNNNNNNNNNNNNNNNNNNNNNNNNNNNNNNNNNNNNNNNNNNNNNNNNNNNNNNNNNNNNNNNNNNNNNNNNNNNNNNNNNNNNNNNNNNNNNNNNNNNNNNNNNNNNNNNNNNNNNNNNNNNNNNNNNNNNNNNNNNNNNNNNNNNNNNNNNNNNNNNNNNNNNNNNNNNNNNNNNNNNNNNNNNNNNNNNNNNNNNNNNNNNNNNNNNNNNNNNNNNNNNNNNNNNNNNNNNNNNNNNNNNNNNNNNNNNNNNNNNNNNNNNNNNNNNNNNNNNNNNNNNNNNNNNNNNNNNNNNNNNNNNNNNNNNNNNNNNNNNNNNNNNNNNNNNNNNNNNNNNNNNNNNNNNNNNNNNNNNNNNNNNNNNNNNNNNNNNNNNNNNNNNNNNNNNNNNNNNNNNNNNNNNNNNNNNNNNNNNNNNNNNNNNNNNNNNNNNNNNNNNNNNNNNNNNNNNNNNNNNNNNNNNNNNNNNNNNNNNNNNNNNNNNNNNNNNNNNNNNNNNNNNNNNNNNNNNNNNNNNNNNNNNNNNNNNNNNNNNNNNNNNNNNNNNNNNNNNNNNNNNNNNNNNNNNNNNNNNNNNNNNNNNNNNNNNNNNNNNNNNNNNNNNNNNNNNNNNNNNNNNNNNNNNNNNNNNNNNNNNNNNNNNNNNNNNNNNNNNNNNNNNNNNNNNNNNNNNNNNNNNNNNNNNNNNNNNNNNNNNNNNNNNNNNNNNNNNNNNNNNNNNNNNNNNNNNNNNNNNNNNNNNNNNNNNNNNNNNNNNNNNNNNNNNNNNNNNNNNNNNNNNNNNNNNNNNNNNNNNNNNNNNNNNNNNNNNNNNNNNNNNNNNNNNNNNNNNNNNNNNNNNNNNNNNNNNNNNNNNNNNNNNNNNNNNNNNNNNNNNNNNNNNNNNNNNNNNNNNNNNNNNNNNNNNNNNNNNNNNNNNNNNNNNNNNNNNNNNNNNNNNNNNNNNNNNNNNNNNNNNNNNNNNNNNNNNNNNNNNNNNNNNNNNNNNNNNNNNNNNNNNNNNNNNNNNNNNNNNNNNNNNNNNNNNNNNNNNNNNNNNNNNNNNNNNNNNNNNNNNNNNNNNNNNNNNNNNNNNNNNNNNNNNNNNNNNNNNNNNNNNNNNNNNNNNNNNNNNNNNNNNNNNNNNNNNNNNNNNNNNNNNNNNNNNNNNNNNNNNNNNNNNNNNNNNNNNNNNNNNNNNNNNNNNNNNNNNNNNNNNNNNNNNNNNNNNNNNNNNNNNNNNNNNNNNNNNNNNNNNNNNNNNNNNNNNNNNNNNNNNNNNNNNNNNNNNNNNNNNNNNNNNNNNNNNNNNNNNNNNNNNNNNNNNNNNNNNNNNNNNNNNNNNNNNNNNNNNNNNNNNNNNNNNNNNNNNNNNNNNNNNNNNNNNNNNNNNNNNNNNNNNNNNNNNNNNNNNNNNNNNNNNNNNNNNNNNNNNNNNNNNNNNNNNNNNNNNNNNNNNNNNNNNNNNNNNNNNNNNNNNNNNNNNNNNNNNNNNNNNNNNNNNNNNNNNNNNNNNNNNNNNNNNNNNNNNNNNNNNNNNNNNNNNNNNNNNNNNNNNNNNNNNNNNNNNNNNNNNNNNNNNNNNNNNNNNNNNNNNNNNNNNNNNNNNNNNNNNNNNNNNNNNNNNNNNNNNNNNNNNNNNNNNNNNNNNNNNNNNNNNNNNNNNNNNNNNNNNNNNNNNNNNNNNNNNNNNNNNNgaggagctggaagaagtggctggggagagggaagtctgggcctcccttctgaagctgctgcccccgcgacccgaccccagatatGTGGATCTGATCATCAGGGTCTTTgagtccctttttatttttgtaatggtaccgaaatgcacagaaatgcacacaccttgtttaaacaataattactgcgattattaattttgttgggctattaatttgaacacgttttgttgatgtTATCCTTAATAAGATGTATTGgatcagaggacgtgctggtctcaa is part of the Poecilia reticulata strain Guanapo linkage group LG9, Guppy_female_1.0+MT, whole genome shotgun sequence genome and encodes:
- the LOC103470790 gene encoding LOW QUALITY PROTEIN: GTPase IMAP family member 8-like (The sequence of the model RefSeq protein was modified relative to this genomic sequence to represent the inferred CDS: substituted 1 base at 1 genomic stop codon), producing MRVESLGDLHQRPSFRHAPLLSVQDPPVAQTLHVSELRLVLLGGNRFERNSVGNFILGCDGFTRSSNTYHKIYFSLKNKQISVINTPDVSFHTAEKLTDFIRICAELSDPGPHVFLLVVQPESFTEYEKDKIYRILQGFSDQSFDHSLVLILKPRLMSRFLFQDPIISNLIKDLIRKCSYRCLKMEETEREQLLIRFGQIAKENNENHVRHKEFEEAAATLPSDDQAQKQPRSRPAAVKSKVDQTLPPLNLVLFGPXDPLKTSAAKAILGHPDLPSASNSSECVRXQGEAFGRXVSLVEXPALXGKAQQEVMEESFRCVSLCDPEGVHAFILVLPVGPLTDEDKGELHTXQDTFSSRVNDFTIILFTTDSDPEHPDVGNFIENKDIQDLLQICGGRYLVLNIRDRRQIEGLMETVERNVSEREKDSSYTTKTLAWGQRDDKIQLQNKGKYYVNLIKIXKNPEQIPAADCLRIVLMGKTGGGKSSSGNTILGWKQFEAKVSQQSITRNCQKAQTEIGGQRVVVVDTPGLFDNTLTADQVDEELLKCISLLAPGPHVFLLVLQVDRFTEEEKQTLRQMKKVFGKNSEDFTLILFTGGDKLQYEEKTIEDYLKEGRDESFKKVIRDCGGRYHVFNNYDKQNRSQTNELILKINNMVEKNRGKCFTSEMLQEADAAIQREMKRILEEKEEEMKKLREELQKKHEEETESLRRKMEEQREEMEKERKQREKQFKEMEENNRKEREQKEREQREREKEEKKRKKEEERQKHQWEKERQDLEKKIKQESEEKETIDRKLEEMRKQMEEKRDAWETERKEWWEKRHREDEERREELKRLHEKYEKEREKYEKQRRKDEKRRREEEQEERKELEEKYQKQLEEVKRKFEDEARKQAEELNEFKEKYKKNFCVLMQKQEETRKMKEKQQKENRENLKVKQLNR